In the Thermodesulfobacteriota bacterium genome, one interval contains:
- a CDS encoding aspartate carbamoyltransferase catalytic subunit has protein sequence MAFERKHILGLEELSAEEISLILDTAESMKEVSERDVKKVPALRGVTVCNLFFEPSTRTRSSFEIAEKRLSADVLNFTTSQSSVVKGESLLDTARNLEAMGASMIVIRHPMSGAPWLLAKELESSIINAGDGSHEHPSQGLLDLFTIRQLKGRIEGLKVVIVGDILHSRVARSNIWGFMKLGAEVRVVGPPTLVPKYIESIDVKSFYSLDKAVEGADVVIMLRIQKERQDSEFFPSLREYSRFYGLTREKLRCAARDVTVMHPGPINRGVELSSDIADGPGSVILEQVANGIAVRMAMFYLVASARSGS, from the coding sequence ATGGCATTTGAGAGAAAACACATACTGGGACTCGAAGAATTGTCGGCCGAGGAGATATCGCTCATCCTCGATACGGCGGAGTCCATGAAAGAGGTTTCAGAGAGGGACGTGAAGAAAGTGCCTGCGTTGAGGGGCGTGACCGTCTGCAATCTCTTCTTCGAGCCGAGCACGCGGACGAGGTCGTCTTTCGAGATAGCGGAGAAAAGGCTGAGCGCGGACGTGCTCAATTTCACAACGTCCCAGAGCAGCGTCGTCAAGGGCGAGAGCCTCCTCGATACGGCGAGGAACCTCGAAGCGATGGGCGCGAGCATGATCGTCATAAGGCACCCGATGTCGGGCGCGCCGTGGCTCCTTGCGAAGGAGCTCGAATCTTCGATAATAAACGCGGGGGACGGCTCACACGAGCATCCGAGCCAGGGTCTCCTCGACCTCTTTACAATAAGGCAGCTCAAGGGGAGGATAGAGGGGCTAAAGGTAGTAATAGTGGGCGACATACTCCACAGCCGTGTGGCGAGGTCGAACATATGGGGGTTTATGAAGCTCGGGGCCGAGGTAAGGGTCGTGGGCCCGCCGACGCTGGTGCCGAAATATATAGAGAGTATAGACGTGAAATCGTTCTACAGCCTCGATAAGGCCGTAGAGGGCGCCGATGTCGTGATCATGCTCCGCATACAGAAAGAAAGGCAGGACTCCGAGTTCTTCCCGTCGCTCAGGGAGTATTCGAGATTCTACGGACTCACGAGGGAAAAATTGAGATGCGCCGCCCGGGACGTCACCGTCATGCATCCCGGACCGATTAACAGGGGCGTCGAGCTCTCTTCAGATATAGCGGACGGGCCGGGCTCGGTCATTCTCGAGCAGGTGGCTAACGGCATAGCGGTCAGGATGGCGATGTTTTATCTGGTCGCCTCGGCGAGGAGCGGCTCATGA
- a CDS encoding dihydroorotase — protein MSILIKGGRIIDPSRNYDKVGNILIEKGTVKSYPEDIKKLEKDSAVKVLDASGKIVSPGLVDLHVHLREPGYEHKETIRTGCESAAAGGFTSIVCMPNTNPINDNASVTEYIMLKARTEGIVNVFPLGAITKGENGETLAQIGEMFEAGCVGVSDDGMPVMNSKVMRHAMEYVKAFGIPVISHSEDLNLSGNGVMNEGYTSTLLGLSGIPAASEDVMVSRDITLAELTGTHLHICHVSTAGSVRLIRAAKGRGVKVTAEAAPHHFTLTDKAVAQYDTNAKMKPPLRSETDRDAVREGLADGTIDIIATDHAPHSEDEKMVEFDQAPFGIVGLETALPLSLKLVEDGVLTLNQMIAKLTHLPSAIISVDKGTLSPGVQADIVIFDPEKQVKIDREKFRSKSRNTPFNGWDLKGAVLYTIVNGNIVYSV, from the coding sequence ATGAGCATACTGATAAAGGGGGGAAGGATAATAGACCCTTCCAGGAACTACGATAAGGTCGGAAATATCCTCATAGAAAAGGGGACTGTAAAGTCTTACCCGGAGGATATTAAAAAGCTCGAAAAGGATTCAGCCGTCAAGGTCCTGGACGCCTCGGGCAAGATAGTTTCCCCCGGGCTCGTCGACCTGCACGTTCATCTGAGAGAGCCCGGGTACGAGCATAAAGAGACCATTCGCACGGGCTGCGAATCCGCGGCTGCGGGCGGCTTCACCTCGATCGTCTGCATGCCCAACACGAACCCCATAAACGACAACGCGTCCGTGACCGAATATATAATGCTCAAGGCGCGCACGGAAGGCATAGTAAACGTATTCCCGCTGGGCGCCATAACCAAGGGAGAGAACGGAGAGACGCTCGCGCAGATAGGGGAGATGTTTGAGGCCGGCTGCGTCGGTGTGTCGGACGACGGCATGCCTGTGATGAATTCCAAGGTCATGCGGCACGCGATGGAATATGTAAAGGCGTTCGGGATACCGGTCATATCACATTCCGAGGACTTGAACCTCTCGGGCAACGGCGTTATGAATGAAGGGTACACGTCGACGCTCCTCGGGCTGAGCGGCATACCGGCGGCGTCGGAGGACGTAATGGTATCCCGCGATATAACGCTCGCCGAGCTTACCGGCACTCACCTCCACATCTGCCACGTGTCCACGGCGGGGTCGGTGAGGTTGATCCGGGCCGCGAAAGGGAGGGGAGTGAAGGTGACGGCGGAAGCGGCGCCCCATCATTTCACTCTTACCGATAAGGCCGTCGCGCAGTACGATACGAACGCTAAAATGAAGCCGCCCTTGAGAAGCGAAACAGACAGGGATGCTGTCAGGGAAGGGCTCGCGGACGGCACCATAGACATAATAGCTACAGACCACGCCCCCCACAGCGAGGATGAAAAAATGGTGGAGTTCGATCAGGCCCCCTTCGGCATCGTGGGGCTCGAGACGGCGCTTCCGCTTTCGCTGAAGCTCGTCGAGGACGGCGTCCTCACGTTAAACCAGATGATCGCCAAGCTCACGCATCTGCCATCGGCAATTATCAGTGTCGATAAGGGGACGCTCAGCCCCGGCGTTCAGGCCGATATAGTGATATTCGACCCGGAGAAACAGGTCAAAATCGATAGAGAAAAGTTCCGCTCGAAAAGCAGGAATACGCCTTTTAACGGCTGGGACCTGAAAGGGGCCGTCCTCTACACGATCGTAAACGGCAATATCGTTTATTCTGTATAA
- a CDS encoding MFS transporter: MKTSFQDMKDRGPSGDTPLLNRDFVLITVTSFVFFFTYHSFILLPLRIEELGGSESSIGFIMGAASMATILTTPSVGILIDKWGKKWFLLAGGLLMSVTSLPFAFLDSLGVIFPALRVLHGAALSLCFVSAGTLIADVSSPSRRSQAIGIFGMFSVINFALAPYVGKKIVETYGFGDLFVFDFIFGSFGVFAALFIREPEPLSPDGVRGGSYREALFRRGVFAAAFALMIAGTGFVSAITFVPVFAKRIGVDSFELFFITYTAAILAVRLIGGWIPDKFGKKKTSLPALILFAMSVIAIGFTSGASGLILAGVLFGLGHGLFYPAIYALVIDLSPEADRGKAVSICSVAFTFGGMLGVFIYGVIAEAWGFRLMFEAAGTICVLGFLVFAFAGKEA; encoded by the coding sequence ATGAAAACATCTTTTCAGGACATGAAAGATCGAGGGCCTTCCGGCGATACGCCGCTCCTCAACCGGGACTTCGTTCTGATTACAGTAACTTCCTTCGTTTTCTTCTTTACCTATCACTCCTTCATCTTATTGCCGCTACGGATAGAGGAGCTCGGAGGCAGCGAATCGTCGATAGGGTTCATCATGGGGGCGGCTTCGATGGCGACGATCCTTACGACGCCGTCTGTCGGTATCCTGATAGACAAGTGGGGAAAGAAGTGGTTCCTGCTCGCCGGGGGGCTCCTCATGTCTGTTACCTCTCTCCCCTTCGCGTTCCTTGATTCGCTCGGCGTCATCTTCCCGGCGCTCAGGGTCCTTCACGGGGCCGCGCTCTCCCTCTGCTTCGTCTCGGCGGGGACTCTCATCGCGGACGTCTCTTCGCCCTCGAGGAGGAGCCAGGCTATCGGGATTTTCGGTATGTTCAGTGTTATAAATTTCGCGCTCGCGCCTTATGTAGGGAAAAAGATAGTAGAGACGTACGGCTTCGGAGACTTATTCGTCTTCGATTTCATATTCGGGTCCTTCGGGGTCTTCGCGGCGCTTTTCATCAGGGAGCCCGAGCCTCTTTCGCCTGACGGCGTCCGGGGGGGCAGCTACAGGGAAGCCCTATTCAGGCGGGGTGTATTCGCAGCCGCCTTCGCGCTGATGATAGCAGGGACAGGGTTTGTTTCGGCGATTACCTTCGTTCCCGTGTTCGCAAAGAGGATCGGCGTAGACTCGTTCGAGCTGTTTTTCATAACGTACACGGCTGCCATACTCGCGGTGAGGCTCATAGGCGGATGGATTCCCGACAAGTTCGGAAAGAAAAAGACATCTCTACCGGCTCTCATTCTCTTCGCGATGAGCGTAATTGCGATCGGGTTTACCTCGGGGGCATCGGGCCTCATACTGGCGGGCGTATTGTTCGGGCTCGGACACGGGCTCTTCTATCCCGCTATTTACGCCCTGGTCATAGACCTCTCGCCCGAGGCGGACAGGGGGAAGGCTGTCTCGATATGCAGCGTCGCCTTCACGTTCGGAGGCATGCTCGGCGTTTTCATTTACGGGGTGATAGCGGAGGCATGGGGGTTCCGTCTTATGTTCGAAGCGGCGGGGACTATATGCGTGCTCGGATTCCTTGTCTTCGCCTTCGCGGGAAAGGAAGCCTAG
- a CDS encoding PaaI family thioesterase: MSEERDLKKDFPVVPFWEFLGIKIVEMRPGFGKLTIHTDENLTNPYGYTHGGVLSTLADSAAAVAIAGMVRGKGKKFMTVEMNISYISPVVGGVIEARAKALREGRIVPAEVDIINDNKLVAKAIATYIIVDDKKD; encoded by the coding sequence ATGTCGGAGGAGAGAGATTTGAAGAAGGATTTCCCCGTAGTGCCGTTCTGGGAGTTTCTCGGGATCAAAATAGTGGAGATGCGTCCTGGGTTCGGCAAGCTCACGATTCACACGGATGAGAACCTGACCAACCCGTACGGTTATACTCACGGCGGGGTTCTGTCCACATTGGCCGATTCCGCCGCCGCCGTGGCGATTGCGGGAATGGTCAGGGGCAAAGGCAAGAAGTTCATGACGGTCGAGATGAATATCAGCTATATCAGTCCCGTAGTCGGGGGTGTTATAGAGGCGCGCGCGAAGGCCTTGAGGGAGGGCAGGATAGTTCCCGCGGAGGTCGATATAATTAATGACAATAAACTTGTTGCCAAGGCCATAGCCACGTATATTATTGTTGACGATAAGAAGGATTGA
- the lysS gene encoding lysine--tRNA ligase, with translation MDNDQFEQRKEKLNELRNLGINPFANGYKPGALAGELLSKFGETTASELENRNEDYSLAGRVVGLRDFGKSIFFHIADRSGKIQGYLKMDVIGEDKLKFFKRYVDLGDFIGISGNLFKTRTGELTVNIKDFKLLTKTLHPLPEKWHGLKDVEARYRQRYLDLISNPEIKDIFLIRSRIIKLIRKFLDEREFIEVETPILHPIAGGAAARPFETHHNALGMDLFLRIAPELYLKRLVIGGLERVYEIGRTFRNEGVSTQHNPEFTMIEFYQAYATYEDLMELIEELICCLALEIKGSLVFEYGGAEINMTRPWKRINVIEHLEQTLGKDVLTDDAKLFQKAHSIGVDHKRIRGKAIVEIFEKIAAEELRNPAFVYGFPLDVSPLARKNEADPDITDRFELYIYGREIANAFSELNDPIDQKERFRSQLDLKLKGEEEVHEMDEDFVTALEHGMPPTAGAGIGIDRLVMLFTNSPSIREVIFFPHLRPE, from the coding sequence ATGGACAACGATCAGTTCGAGCAGAGAAAAGAAAAGCTGAATGAATTAAGAAACTTAGGCATAAATCCCTTCGCGAACGGATACAAGCCCGGCGCCCTCGCGGGCGAGCTTTTATCGAAATTCGGAGAGACCACGGCAAGCGAGCTCGAGAACCGAAACGAGGACTACTCACTCGCGGGCAGGGTCGTCGGGCTAAGAGACTTCGGCAAGAGCATATTCTTCCACATCGCGGACAGGTCGGGGAAGATTCAGGGGTATCTGAAAATGGATGTCATAGGGGAGGACAAGCTCAAATTTTTTAAGAGGTATGTAGACCTCGGCGACTTCATCGGCATAAGCGGTAACCTCTTCAAGACCCGCACCGGCGAGCTCACAGTCAACATAAAGGATTTCAAGCTCCTGACGAAAACCCTTCATCCTCTCCCCGAGAAGTGGCACGGCCTCAAGGACGTCGAGGCCAGGTACCGCCAGCGTTACCTCGACCTCATCTCCAACCCCGAGATCAAGGATATATTTCTCATACGGAGCAGGATCATCAAGCTCATAAGGAAGTTCCTCGACGAGAGGGAATTCATCGAGGTCGAAACCCCGATCCTCCATCCGATAGCCGGAGGAGCGGCCGCGCGCCCCTTCGAGACGCACCACAACGCTCTCGGCATGGACCTCTTCCTCAGGATTGCGCCCGAGCTTTACCTTAAAAGACTCGTGATCGGAGGGCTGGAGAGGGTTTACGAAATCGGAAGGACGTTCAGGAACGAAGGGGTCTCGACCCAGCACAATCCCGAGTTCACCATGATAGAGTTTTATCAGGCGTACGCCACGTACGAAGACCTCATGGAACTGATCGAGGAGCTCATCTGCTGCCTGGCGCTCGAGATAAAAGGCTCGCTCGTGTTCGAATACGGCGGCGCCGAAATCAATATGACACGGCCTTGGAAGAGGATAAACGTGATAGAGCACCTCGAGCAGACCCTGGGCAAGGATGTCCTCACGGACGACGCGAAGCTCTTTCAAAAAGCCCATTCGATCGGGGTCGATCATAAACGTATCAGGGGGAAGGCTATAGTCGAGATATTCGAGAAGATAGCAGCCGAGGAGCTCAGGAATCCCGCTTTCGTATACGGTTTCCCGCTCGACGTATCCCCTCTCGCGAGGAAGAACGAGGCCGATCCCGATATTACGGACAGGTTCGAGCTCTATATATACGGCAGGGAGATAGCGAACGCTTTCTCCGAGCTGAACGACCCGATAGACCAGAAGGAAAGGTTCAGGAGCCAGCTCGACCTCAAATTAAAGGGAGAAGAAGAAGTGCACGAAATGGACGAAGACTTCGTTACGGCTCTCGAGCACGGAATGCCGCCGACTGCAGGGGCGGGCATAGGCATAGACCGTCTCGTCATGCTTTTTACAAACTCACCCTCCATAAGGGAAGTCATTTTCTTTCCCCACCTAAGGCCGGAATGA
- a CDS encoding ABC transporter permease, which translates to MKYEFFIGLRYLSSRRKQKFASIIGLISVLGVIIGVMALNVVLSVMGGFEEELREKILGVSSHIVILSYDGPMKDYSKIEDETLKFPGVLGASPFIYGQGMMASENNVSGSVVRGIDPGTAGTVTNIEQALGRGVLGSKEDDKRISDEQLSRVGREVLNKLTAETESGKPPILLGKELANTLGVMEGDQVSLVSPFGKMGPFGATAKVKKFEVAGIFDYGMIEYDSSISYVGLEDAMDFFDMNGEVSGVEVKVRDIYDARGIGTELASILGFPYYTRNWEEVNKSLFKALRLERIAIAIFLGLIILVAALDIVSALTMVVMEKGRDIAILRAMGATRNGILKIFVIDGMIIGLVGTLLGSLSGYGICYMLKTSETIRKLIPFDNNVYPISEFPVKIEPFYFLTVAFFSILICFIATLYPSFQASRKDPIEALRYE; encoded by the coding sequence ATGAAATACGAATTCTTTATAGGGCTCAGGTACCTGAGCTCCAGGCGTAAACAGAAGTTTGCCTCTATAATCGGCCTCATCTCGGTCCTGGGCGTGATCATAGGCGTGATGGCCCTCAACGTTGTGCTTTCGGTCATGGGCGGGTTCGAGGAGGAGCTCAGGGAAAAGATACTGGGCGTGAGCTCCCACATAGTGATACTGAGCTACGACGGCCCCATGAAGGATTATTCCAAGATAGAAGACGAGACGCTCAAATTCCCGGGGGTTCTCGGGGCGAGCCCTTTTATTTACGGGCAGGGCATGATGGCAAGCGAGAACAACGTGTCTGGCTCCGTCGTGCGGGGTATTGACCCGGGGACGGCGGGCACCGTCACGAATATCGAGCAGGCGCTCGGGCGAGGCGTGTTGGGAAGCAAAGAGGACGATAAGAGAATATCCGATGAGCAGCTGAGCAGAGTTGGCAGGGAGGTGCTCAATAAGCTCACGGCTGAAACGGAATCGGGGAAACCCCCCATACTGCTCGGCAAGGAGCTTGCGAACACGCTGGGCGTGATGGAGGGGGATCAGGTGAGCCTCGTATCCCCTTTCGGCAAGATGGGGCCTTTCGGCGCCACCGCCAAAGTGAAGAAATTCGAGGTGGCCGGTATATTCGATTACGGCATGATCGAGTACGACTCGTCGATCTCTTACGTCGGCCTTGAGGACGCCATGGATTTCTTCGATATGAACGGCGAGGTCTCGGGAGTGGAGGTCAAGGTCAGGGATATCTACGACGCGAGGGGGATAGGCACGGAGCTCGCCTCGATATTGGGCTTCCCTTATTACACGAGGAACTGGGAAGAGGTCAACAAGAGCCTTTTCAAAGCGCTCAGGCTCGAGAGGATAGCGATAGCTATTTTTTTGGGGCTGATCATACTCGTTGCGGCGCTCGACATAGTAAGCGCGCTGACAATGGTCGTCATGGAGAAGGGCAGGGACATCGCGATACTTCGGGCAATGGGGGCGACCAGGAACGGGATATTGAAGATATTCGTGATAGACGGGATGATAATAGGCTTAGTCGGCACCCTCCTCGGCAGCCTGTCCGGCTACGGCATCTGCTACATGCTCAAGACGAGCGAAACTATAAGGAAACTGATTCCATTTGATAATAATGTCTATCCTATTTCAGAGTTTCCAGTTAAAATTGAACCGTTTTATTTTCTTACGGTGGCTTTTTTCAGCATATTGATATGTTTTATCGCAACGTTGTATCCGTCATTCCAGGCGTCTCGAAAAGATCCGATTGAGGCACTGAGGTATGAGTGA
- a CDS encoding ABC transporter ATP-binding protein: MEIRVRGLWKVFETDGGRVEALKGIDLDISDGEMLAIVGVSGSGKSTLLHILGTLDQPSAGEVYYGDVNVFKQNDSELAAFRNREIGFVFQFHYLLPEFSALENVMMPCLINGLSAARAKEMSLDVLKRVGLEHRVEHRPGELSGGEQQRVAIARAVVLKPRVILADEPTGNLDLDTGASIVDLFLMLNTEYGITSVLVTHNQEITRRLERSIRLSDGKIVDVN, translated from the coding sequence ATGGAGATTCGAGTACGAGGTTTATGGAAGGTGTTTGAAACCGACGGCGGCCGGGTTGAGGCTCTTAAGGGAATTGATCTTGACATATCGGACGGGGAAATGCTTGCGATAGTCGGTGTCTCAGGATCGGGGAAAAGCACTCTTTTGCATATTTTAGGAACGCTCGACCAGCCGTCAGCAGGAGAAGTATATTACGGGGACGTCAATGTTTTCAAGCAGAACGACAGCGAGCTCGCGGCATTCAGGAACAGGGAGATAGGGTTTGTCTTCCAGTTCCATTACCTGCTCCCTGAGTTCAGCGCCTTGGAGAACGTTATGATGCCGTGCCTGATTAACGGGCTGAGCGCGGCCCGCGCGAAGGAGATGTCGCTCGATGTGCTGAAGAGAGTGGGTCTCGAGCACAGGGTCGAGCACCGGCCCGGGGAGCTGTCGGGCGGGGAGCAGCAGAGGGTCGCGATCGCGAGGGCGGTCGTATTAAAACCCAGGGTCATTCTGGCGGACGAGCCTACCGGGAACCTCGACCTGGATACGGGAGCGTCTATCGTCGACTTGTTTCTGATGCTTAACACGGAATACGGGATTACATCGGTGCTGGTCACACATAATCAGGAAATCACCAGACGGCTCGAGAGGAGTATCAGGCTTTCCGATGGGAAAATCGTCGATGTCAATTAA